The proteins below come from a single Leishmania infantum JPCM5 genome chromosome 6 genomic window:
- a CDS encoding ATP-NAD kinase-like protein yields the protein MRRMQVALCTSGDPYHVPSLARVALFPLHLDPPTKQHRELFRLLLGAPDLAAGPSMPSSTASKLASPLPSISTAATSAAAAASSSSCLPRRSPSVSPGLLSATAVPSHAKAIQSGVTARGLNVFDRSTEGTMSTSLPPSPVAQTKSSGEWQQGVHFASATAPTPSTDTASSSGISSVNDSDPISCGTSSPYWYMEAFATSLREDSQLAPFDYIILIPNTRYPVSLRQSTHLAALAVLAARGLARVHVDFTALEHPDESMPIVYELICRYPNSVLVHWLHDAYEVLNWSHFADFKSTVPMLLLQTQSYPPKALERQRPMGGVSRLTSRQYHSPIGQYVRSPEEADYYRRAERFMKAASKYRRRNATPMTTATADGGDPERRYESASLVDRESDYFDDVPNVPSPRRKLDEDVPESGTEATKRSLQPEYAKVLARSPLLRGVDTTTRTASTASTSVSISAAGGRATGLKTGLPWRESSSVHGEPGLSYVNCAKGRWWNTPGGRGDDEVEVSRSYWSSTSSSWLGGGTASSAALPEWMEEEGVTTADHARGRHQRRRVRDASTVAAEAHEAGDVFETGDCSGESDQRSQKMDTVVSDDGFALMEDTPADEGAGAGVSRAGSKTNTERRQLSLAKSVAGAASTTTRAGTAPAVPTSPEGREAADEETRKRFLTREIEEVRAELKRMLRPGSAAAATAVSMTTSGGVTTGAAAAAAGGNSSDGVGAARSSSASGGRVSKTRANITARLAAHCAASPFGAEDARHEEHYPARRRNRTVRQLIDELYPPRAYASVSAATSASAASAATEAGVVGATFATDSSHFFSSSHPMLKPRAEPQSSAAAMPFNQHDGSSHNYESGDRNSSSGSAFMDLSAWLDAPMVEVHPITRSTGADVRQALWEQEIHPSFILTDCVQRYVEGHGLYRDPRKATAASLYGSVGVSSDYGNGARSGSGGGGGASGLGGSAGAVGQMGGSDAGFRDSAAAGVCGASSGVGGGMGNSAGGSIGIRRVVAPRDTATLSFPGLIPRLELHYDRNNLLAREQYEKLRIFQCQDGEEPDLIVPIGGDGYMMHCIRKNWRRFIPFYGVNAGHVGYLLNDRSTLEELFSSPLKLHFTTMLYCQAEKESDTGERMLLSELAFNDAWVERSSGQTALIRILVNGQERIRRLRGDGVLVSTAAGSTAYSQALGASPVPVGAPLIQIVGSNVVSPAQWRPAHLDQEDQVEFEVIDSTKRPCRCYVDSVDVGNVTRLLIRSSRVAGVTLAFSKSCDLQHKLYQMQFPKTL from the coding sequence ATGCGCCGAATGCAGGTGGCGCTGTGCACCAGCGGTGACCCGTATCACGTGCCGTCGCTTGCACGTGTCGCACTCTTCCCGCTGCATCTGGACCCGCCAACGAAGCAACATCGCGAGCTGttccggctgctgctcggcgcgccAGATCTCGCCGCCGGGCCGTCGATGCCCTCCTCTACGGCATCAAAGCTCGCGTCACCGTTGCCGAGCatctccaccgctgccacgtcggcggcggcggccgcgtcgtcgtcctcttGCCTCCCTCGGCGGTCGCCCTCTGTTTCTCCCGGGCTCTTATCCGCCACCGCGGTTCCTTCTCATGCGAAGGCGATCCAGTCCGGCGTCACTGCGCGGGGGCTGAACGTGTTCGACCGCTCCACTGAGGGGACCATGAGTACGTCATTGCCACCGTCACCGGTGGCACAGACCAAGTCTAGCGGCGAATGGCAGCAGGGCGTTCATTTCGCGAGTGCGACAGCACCAACGCCGTCGACCGACACCGCGTCGTCCTCCGGCATCTCCAGCGTCAACGACTCTGACCCCATCTCCTGCGGCACCTCGTCGCCGTACTGGTACATGGAGGCGTTCGCAACGAGCCTGCGCGAGGACAGTCAGCTGGCGCCCTTTGACTATATCATCCTTATCCCCAACACCCGATACCCTGTCAGCCTGCGTCAATCGACGCAcctcgcggcgctggcggtaCTTGCGGCGCGCGGCTTGGCTCGCGTGCACGTCGACTTCACCGCGCTGGAGCACCCAGACGAGTCGATGCCCATCGTATACGAGCTCATCTGCCGCTACCCCAACAGCGTGCTGGTCCACTGGCTGCATGACGCTTACGAGGTGCTCAACTGGAGCCACTTCGCCGACTTCAAGTCGACGgtgccgatgctgctgctgcagacgcaGAGCTACCCACcgaaggcgctggagcgACAGCGGCCGATGGGCGGCGTGTCGCGGCTCACGTCACGACAGTATCACTCGCCGATTGGCCAGTACGTGCGCAGCCCGGAGGAGGCGGACTACTATCGGCGCGCAGAGCGCTTTATGAAAGCGGCATCCAAGTACCGCCGACGCAACGCGACGCCcatgacgacggcgacagcagacggcggcgatcCGGAGAGGCGCTACGAGAGTGCCTCGCTGGTGGATCGGGAGTCGGACTACTTCGACGACGTCCCCAacgtgccgtcgccgcggcgtaAGCTCGACGAAGACGTGCCGGAAAGCGGCACCGAGGCGACCAAGAGGTCGCTACAGCCGGAGTACGCGAAGGTGCTGGCccgctcgccgctgctgcgcggcgtcgacaCCACGACGCGGACGGCCTCCACGGCCTCCACCTCGGTCTCCATCTCCGCCGCTGGAGGTCGCGCGACAGGCCTGAAAACGGGACTCCCGTGGCGGGAGTCCTCGTCGGTGCACGGGGAACCGGGGCTGAGCTACGTGAACTGCGCCAAAGGTCGCTGGTGGAACACGcctggcggccgcggcgatgacgaggtCGAGGTGAGCCGCTCGTACTGGAGCTCCACTAGCAGCAGCtggctcggcggcggcactgcatCATCTGCGGCTCTGCCCGAGtggatggaggaggaaggggtgaCGACGGCGGACCACGCGCGGGGAaggcaccagcgccgccgcgtcagAGACGCCTCTACCGTCGCTGCCGAAGCCCACGAAGCCGGTGACGTCTTCGAGACGGGCGACTGCTCCGGTGAGAGTGATCAGAGGTCGCAGAAAATGGACACGGTGGTGTCTGACGACGGCTTTGCGCTCATGGAGGACACTCCGGCGGACGAGGGAGCCGGCGCCGGGGTCTCTCGAGCAGGCTCAAAAACGAACACTGAGAGGAGGCAGCTCTCTCTGGCCAAGTCGGTGGCTGGTGCGGCGTCTACAACCACGAGAGCAGGCACGGCGCCCGCCGTGCCCACCTCGCCGGAGGGTCGCGAGGCCGCAGATGAAGAAACCCGCAAGCGCTTTCTGACCCGCGAGAtcgaggaggtgcgtgcggagctgaagcgcaTGCTAAGGccgggcagcgccgccgccgccaccgctgtttCCATGACTACCTCGGGTGGCGTCACCacgggcgctgccgctgctgctgcaggcgggAACTCCTCTGACGGGGTAGGAGCGGCGAGGTCGAGCTCAGCATCGGGCGGCCGGGTATCGAAGACGCGCGCTAACATCACGGCTCGTCTCGCCGCTCACTGCGCTGCCAGCCCTTTCGGCGCTGAGGATGCTCGCCACGAAGAGCACTACCCGGCGCGACGTCGCAACCGCACCGTGCGCCAGCTGATCGACGAGCTCTACCCGCCGCGCGCGTATGCCTCCGTGAGCGCTGCGACtagcgcgagcgccgcgtcCGCGGCCACAGAAGCCGGCGTGGTGGGCGCCACATTCGCCACGGACTCATCGCACTTCTTTTCGTCGTCGCATCCGATGCTGAAGCCCAGGGCAGAGCCGCAGtcctctgcggctgcgatgCCGTTCAACCAacacgacggcagcagccacaacTACGAGAGCGGCGACCGAAatagcagcagcggcagcgcgttcATGGACCTCAGCGCGTGGTTGGACGCACCAATGGTGGAGGTTCACCCCATCACGCGGAGCACCGGCGCGGATGTGCGGCAGGCGCTTTGGGAGCAGGAGATCCACCCCTCTTTCATCTTAACGGATTGCGTGCAGCGGTACGTTGAGGGGCATGGCCTCTACCGCGACCCCCGTAAGGCAACAGCCGCCTCTCTCtacggcagcgtcggcgtcagcagcgactacggcaacggcgcccgcagcggcagcggtggcggtggcggcgcctccggactgggcggcagcgccggggCGGTGGGACAGATGGGTGGCTCCGATGCCGGGTTCCGCgactcggcggcggccggcgtCTGCGGTGCTAGcagtggcgtcggcggcggcatgggcaacagcgccggcggcagtaTTGGCATCCGCCGCGTCGTTGCCCCACGCGACACGGCCACGCTCTCCTTTCCTGGGCTCATCCCTCGTCTGGAACTCCACTACGATCGCAACAACCTCCTTGCACGAGAGCAGTACGAGAAGCTGCGCATTTTCCAGTGTCAGGACGGCGAGGAGCCGGACCTGATTGTGCCTATCGGCGGCGATGGGTACATGATGCACTGCATCCGCAAGAACTGGCGACGCTTCATCCCCTTCTACGGCGTCAACGCCGGCCACGTCGGCTACTTGCTGAACGACCGCTCTACCTTGGAGGAGCTCTTCTCCTCGCCGCTGAAGCTGCACTTCACGACAATGCTATACTGccaggcggagaaggagagcgacACGGGCGAGCGGATGTTGCTGTCGGAGCTGGCGTTCAACGATGCCTGGGTGGAGCGGTCGAGCGGGCAGACGGCGCTGATCCGCATTCTCGTCAACGGGCAGGAGCGCATTCGACGGCTGCGTGGTGATGGCGTGCTTGTctccacggccgccggcagcacagcCTACAGCCAGGCTCTGGGCGCGTCCCCTGTGCCGGTGGGCGCACCGCTCATCCAAATCGTCGGAAGCAACGTTGTATCGCCCGCGCAGTGGCGACCGGCGCATCTCGATCAGGAAGACCAGGTGGAGTTCGAGGTCATCGACAGCACAAAGCGGCCATGCCGCTGCTACGTCGACTCCGTTGATGTTGGTAACGTAACGCGCTTGCTCATCCGGTCCAGCCGAGTCGCCGGCGTGACCCTCGCCTTCTCGAAGAGCTGCGATTTGCAGCACAAGTTGTACCAGATGCAGTTCCCCAAGACGCTGTGA